One window from the genome of Isachenkonia alkalipeptolytica encodes:
- a CDS encoding GIY-YIG nuclease family protein, with protein sequence MKTILYNSNDRKNLPRSPGVYRFIDQQGEVLYIGKSVNLKSRVNSYFQNKGEGEGPEKLLRMQGFITFIEVTPTPTELEAEWLEQALIERHHPQYNQQMKSNARHGYLVPEAGKVNWRWREIPLGKDQDPLQEKRKDHFLIGPFRNPKALKDRLKVLYNFTWLEDWSYQPLPVAYPTEGVTKIVRWLKEIFGNQENYNQWIRNLEQERDLAAKKLEFEKAGRFQEVIASVAPLGHALKRNQLLYQGDPPFMIDRKNQHHCGYYLKNGVLFRTCWISKPKASGGEGKVFLRLIGNREDTIEGDGTYQQWRLTNLDQEMILYRAFVKQEEKIIGCFL encoded by the coding sequence ATGAAAACAATCCTATACAATTCCAACGATCGGAAAAACCTCCCCAGGTCCCCTGGAGTATACCGTTTTATTGACCAACAGGGTGAGGTGCTGTACATTGGAAAAAGCGTGAATTTAAAAAGTCGGGTAAACTCCTATTTTCAAAATAAAGGGGAGGGGGAGGGACCGGAGAAACTTCTTCGAATGCAGGGCTTTATTACCTTTATCGAAGTAACCCCCACCCCTACGGAATTGGAAGCGGAGTGGCTGGAGCAAGCTTTGATTGAGCGCCATCATCCCCAGTACAATCAGCAGATGAAAAGTAATGCCCGTCACGGCTATTTGGTACCGGAAGCTGGAAAAGTCAATTGGCGGTGGCGGGAAATCCCTCTTGGGAAAGATCAAGATCCTCTACAGGAAAAGAGAAAAGACCACTTTTTGATCGGTCCCTTTCGAAATCCCAAGGCCCTTAAGGACCGACTGAAAGTCCTTTATAACTTTACTTGGCTGGAAGACTGGTCCTATCAGCCGTTACCCGTGGCTTACCCGACGGAAGGGGTAACAAAAATAGTTCGCTGGCTCAAAGAGATCTTTGGAAATCAGGAAAACTACAATCAATGGATTCGAAACCTGGAGCAGGAAAGGGACCTCGCTGCAAAAAAATTGGAATTTGAGAAGGCCGGACGATTCCAGGAAGTCATTGCGTCCGTGGCTCCTTTAGGACATGCCCTTAAAAGAAACCAGCTGCTGTATCAAGGCGATCCCCCTTTTATGATTGATCGGAAAAATCAGCACCACTGCGGTTATTACCTAAAGAATGGTGTGTTATTTCGAACATGCTGGATATCGAAGCCGAAGGCATCCGGCGGAGAAGGAAAGGTGTTTTTACGATTAATAGGCAACAGGGAAGATACTATAGAAGGGGACGGGACGTACCAACAATGGAGACTTACAAACTTGGATCAGGAAATGATTCTTTACCGGGCCTTTGTAAAACAAGAGGAGAAAATCATCGGATGTTTTCTGTAA
- a CDS encoding HD domain-containing protein, with the protein MNKLDKVKEYALSKLHTEVTAHDFSHSLRVMKIANHIGNKMTGDVDMEIINVAGLTHDIIDKKVAPNIEEAIRSLSEELLKIGYTASQMEHVLDIIQNLSFSSGKTPRTLEGKIVQDADRLEAIGAIAIARTFAYGGRLNRPIYEEGDKSTGIAHFYDKLLLLKDRMHTEVGKEIALSRHEFMKDYLRQFYKEWSLEDLEQDNP; encoded by the coding sequence TTGAATAAATTGGACAAGGTAAAAGAATACGCATTAAGTAAATTGCACACGGAAGTTACCGCCCATGATTTTTCTCATTCCTTAAGGGTAATGAAAATAGCAAATCATATCGGAAACAAGATGACCGGGGATGTGGATATGGAAATTATCAACGTTGCCGGGTTAACCCACGACATCATTGATAAAAAAGTTGCTCCCAACATAGAGGAGGCAATCAGAAGTTTGTCAGAAGAATTACTAAAGATCGGCTATACAGCCTCCCAGATGGAGCATGTGTTGGACATTATTCAAAACCTCTCTTTTTCCAGTGGGAAGACACCGAGAACCCTGGAAGGAAAAATTGTTCAAGATGCCGACCGGCTGGAAGCCATTGGAGCCATAGCCATAGCCAGAACTTTTGCCTATGGAGGGAGATTAAACAGACCCATATATGAAGAAGGGGACAAGAGTACCGGAATTGCCCATTTTTATGACAAACTGCTATTACTAAAAGACCGCATGCATACAGAGGTTGGAAAAGAAATTGCATTATCAAGACATGAATTTATGAAAGATTATTTAAGGCAATTTTATAAGGAATGGAGCCTAGAGGATTTAGAACAGGATAACCCTTAA
- a CDS encoding cupin domain-containing protein has translation MEPVDILDRMAKHFQNMIDEAFCLNIKLKIEGSEEYFNINIENGNVLLEDTASKNVDCTLVTSEEVLQKIHRGEITAFTAAGKAHVSDPAPLDWEIEGGYNPENMKNLYFFLMHFFNVQVPEKINLGEKYARKVHGANAIPLYYNPGFRSAWYMVKKGEQMNEPGDTDPFHQAIIVIEGKGYAKIGNKSVEIEKNESYYIPPKGDQVVWNDSEEPLVLIWLAWGDEA, from the coding sequence ATGGAACCGGTGGACATTTTAGACCGTATGGCAAAGCATTTTCAAAATATGATTGATGAAGCCTTCTGCTTGAATATTAAGCTGAAAATAGAAGGTAGCGAGGAGTATTTTAATATAAATATTGAAAACGGCAATGTGTTATTGGAGGATACGGCTTCAAAAAATGTGGACTGTACCCTGGTTACAAGCGAAGAAGTTCTGCAAAAAATACACCGTGGAGAAATCACTGCATTTACAGCAGCGGGAAAAGCCCATGTGTCAGATCCTGCTCCCCTGGACTGGGAGATTGAGGGCGGCTATAATCCTGAAAACATGAAGAATTTATATTTTTTCTTAATGCACTTTTTTAATGTGCAAGTGCCGGAAAAAATTAACCTAGGGGAGAAATATGCACGGAAAGTTCATGGAGCAAATGCAATTCCTCTATATTATAATCCCGGTTTTAGAAGTGCATGGTATATGGTTAAAAAAGGGGAACAGATGAATGAACCGGGGGATACCGATCCTTTTCATCAGGCAATCATCGTTATAGAGGGTAAGGGATATGCAAAGATTGGCAATAAATCCGTAGAAATCGAAAAAAATGAGTCTTACTATATTCCTCCAAAAGGCGATCAGGTGGTTTGGAATGATAGTGAAGAACCCCTGGTCTTAATCTGGTTAGCCTGGGGGGATGAAGCGTAA
- a CDS encoding transposase, giving the protein MSRYIQGEHKDQVSLLPMTLNEMIAEDHPVRVIDAFVDTLDMQRLGFRYGVTKEVGRKPFDPRHLLKLFLYGYLNGIRTTRKLEREAHRNIEVMLLLDQLKPDDRTISNFRQHNPEALKNIFKEFSLLCNELGLYGKQIIAVDGSKFRASNSRQKSFTKRKVQKMLKHYEDSASKYLALLEAGDKELIRYLKAKKHGLSCFLNEIFNFNIKNKLIFEF; this is encoded by the coding sequence ATGTCCCGCTATATTCAAGGTGAGCATAAAGATCAAGTTAGCTTATTACCGATGACATTAAACGAAATGATCGCCGAAGATCATCCGGTACGGGTGATCGATGCGTTTGTCGATACGCTGGATATGCAGCGGCTGGGTTTTCGCTATGGCGTAACGAAAGAAGTTGGCCGAAAACCCTTCGACCCGCGTCATCTGTTGAAGCTGTTCCTGTACGGATACTTAAATGGCATCCGGACCACCCGAAAGCTTGAACGGGAAGCTCACCGAAACATTGAAGTCATGTTGCTGCTGGATCAATTAAAGCCGGATGATCGAACCATCTCCAACTTTCGCCAGCACAATCCCGAAGCGTTAAAAAATATCTTTAAAGAGTTCAGTCTGCTGTGCAACGAGCTCGGCCTGTACGGGAAACAAATCATCGCCGTGGACGGCAGCAAGTTTCGGGCAAGCAATTCCCGACAAAAGAGTTTCACCAAACGCAAGGTCCAAAAAATGCTGAAGCATTATGAAGACAGTGCGAGCAAATACTTAGCACTCCTCGAAGCCGGAGATAAGGAACTAATACGGTACTTAAAGGCAAAGAAACATGGCCTTTCTTGCTTTTTAAATGAAATATTCAATTTTAACATAAAAAACAAATTAATATTTGAGTTTTAG
- a CDS encoding VOC family protein, with protein sequence MSIEVYMNFNGNCKEAVEYYAEIFETTEPEFMTFGEAPEDPLFHLPEDTKDRIMHVGLEIEGTVVMFSDALPDSPVNFGNNISPVVNTDDVKRIETLFHRIKQEGTVEMELQKTFWSKCYGSVVDKFGVMWQFNYYDEDENE encoded by the coding sequence ATGTCCATTGAGGTTTATATGAATTTTAACGGAAATTGCAAAGAAGCCGTAGAGTATTATGCTGAAATTTTCGAAACAACCGAGCCGGAATTTATGACCTTTGGTGAGGCACCAGAGGATCCCCTTTTCCACCTTCCTGAAGATACAAAGGATCGTATCATGCATGTAGGTCTTGAAATCGAAGGAACCGTGGTAATGTTTTCCGATGCTTTACCGGATAGCCCTGTGAATTTTGGTAATAATATCAGTCCGGTTGTGAACACTGATGACGTAAAAAGAATCGAGACCTTGTTCCATCGGATTAAACAAGAGGGTACCGTGGAAATGGAACTGCAAAAGACCTTCTGGAGTAAATGCTACGGCTCTGTGGTGGACAAGTTCGGTGTGATGTGGCAGTTCAACTATTACGATGAAGACGAAAATGAATAA
- a CDS encoding MBL fold metallo-hydrolase yields the protein MKLTVLVDNNTYIDQYCYGEPAVSYYIEDEDTKLLLDTGYSDVFLKNAKNLGVNLKNLNTIVITHGHDDHTGGLQYYFEHRKDLNFTVIAHPEAFHEKKKDGLRISAPINEEEVKDRCHLFLSKEPVQISANITFLGEIPQANSFEKREAMGEQILKGKAFDDFLLDDSALVYKREDGIYIITGCSHSGICNIIEYAKEVTKEERVLGVIGGFHLFEVNERVHRTIDYLKQNNIQELYACHCTSFEVKAEIHKVLPIKEVGVGLQLYW from the coding sequence ATGAAACTTACCGTGCTGGTGGATAACAATACCTATATCGATCAATACTGTTATGGAGAACCAGCGGTTTCTTATTACATCGAAGATGAGGATACAAAGCTGTTGTTGGATACCGGATACTCCGATGTGTTTCTGAAAAACGCTAAAAACTTGGGTGTAAACCTGAAGAACCTAAATACCATTGTCATTACCCACGGCCATGATGACCATACCGGAGGATTGCAATACTATTTTGAACATAGAAAAGACCTGAACTTCACGGTAATTGCCCATCCCGAAGCTTTTCATGAAAAAAAGAAAGATGGTCTAAGGATATCTGCTCCAATTAATGAAGAGGAAGTAAAGGATCGGTGTCATTTGTTTCTTTCAAAAGAGCCGGTGCAGATCAGCGCCAATATCACTTTTCTCGGAGAAATCCCTCAAGCAAACAGTTTCGAGAAGCGGGAAGCTATGGGAGAACAGATCCTTAAGGGAAAGGCCTTTGATGACTTTTTGCTGGATGACAGCGCCTTAGTATACAAAAGGGAAGATGGCATCTATATTATCACCGGCTGTTCCCATAGCGGTATATGTAATATTATTGAATACGCCAAGGAAGTTACAAAGGAGGAAAGGGTATTAGGGGTTATCGGAGGATTTCATTTATTTGAAGTGAACGAACGGGTGCATCGGACTATAGATTACTTAAAACAAAATAATATACAGGAATTATATGCCTGCCACTGCACTTCCTTTGAAGTTAAGGCGGAAATACACAAAGTTCTCCCCATAAAAGAAGTGGGTGTGGGTTTGCAGCTCTATTGGTAA
- a CDS encoding glycine/sarcosine/betaine reductase component B subunit, giving the protein MKLTLEKFWLDDMIFGEDTGIRGTTLTVNREEIIKIIKEDKRIAKVHIDIVKPGESVRLYSVRDVIEPRVKVSGAGELFPGLLGGADPVGEGVTKAFKNVAVVPLGEVAGVKEGIIDMSGPGAAYTPFSKMKNLVLDCEPISGLETQRYEEALRLAGLKIARYIGKSCEKVRTQDKTVYETLPIEAQGHKYPDLPKVGYVYMLQSQGLRHDTYVYGVDAKEITPRLMYPTEVMDGAIVSSNCVIASDKNTSYHHLNNPIIEDLYERHGKDLNFCGVIITNQNVTLEDKDQASNKTAELVEQLGLNGVIISKEEYGNTDTDLMMNCRKIEEKGIKTVLVTDEYAGRDGTSQSLADADPKADAVVSTGNANETIMLAPMDKVIGKIDSSDQAEEGMEQDRNIEVEIQSIIGATNELGFNKMGTR; this is encoded by the coding sequence ATGAAGCTTACGTTGGAAAAATTTTGGCTGGATGATATGATCTTCGGAGAGGATACCGGGATTCGTGGTACCACTTTAACCGTGAACAGAGAGGAAATCATTAAAATCATTAAGGAAGATAAGCGAATTGCCAAAGTTCACATCGACATTGTTAAACCCGGAGAATCCGTCCGTCTATATTCCGTTCGTGATGTAATTGAACCCAGAGTTAAAGTTTCGGGAGCTGGTGAGTTGTTCCCCGGCTTGCTCGGCGGTGCGGATCCGGTGGGCGAGGGTGTTACCAAAGCCTTTAAAAATGTGGCAGTAGTACCCCTCGGAGAAGTTGCCGGAGTAAAGGAAGGAATTATCGACATGTCCGGTCCGGGAGCAGCGTACACGCCCTTTTCAAAAATGAAAAATCTCGTGTTGGACTGTGAACCGATAAGTGGTTTGGAAACCCAGCGGTATGAAGAGGCTCTGCGGCTGGCGGGTCTTAAAATTGCCCGGTATATAGGCAAAAGCTGTGAAAAGGTAAGAACTCAAGATAAAACCGTCTACGAAACCCTACCCATAGAAGCACAAGGACATAAGTACCCGGACTTACCAAAGGTGGGTTACGTTTATATGCTTCAAAGCCAGGGGCTCCGACACGATACATATGTCTATGGTGTGGACGCTAAAGAGATAACACCTAGGTTGATGTATCCCACAGAAGTCATGGACGGAGCGATTGTCAGCAGCAACTGCGTAATCGCCTCCGATAAGAATACCTCCTATCATCATTTGAACAATCCGATCATTGAAGATTTATATGAGCGTCACGGTAAAGATCTCAATTTTTGCGGGGTGATTATCACCAATCAAAACGTCACCTTAGAGGATAAAGATCAAGCCTCCAACAAAACAGCAGAATTGGTAGAGCAATTAGGCTTGAACGGTGTCATCATTTCAAAAGAAGAGTATGGAAACACAGACACCGATTTAATGATGAATTGTAGAAAAATTGAGGAGAAAGGAATCAAAACCGTGCTTGTAACCGATGAGTATGCAGGCCGTGACGGCACTTCCCAGTCTCTGGCAGATGCTGATCCGAAAGCGGATGCGGTAGTGTCAACCGGGAATGCCAATGAAACGATCATGCTAGCCCCTATGGATAAAGTAATTGGAAAAATCGATTCATCAGATCAAGCTGAAGAAGGCATGGAACAAGACCGGAATATAGAAGTGGAAATACAGTCCATAATCGGGGCAACCAACGAGTTGGGCTTTAATAAAATGGGCACAAGATAA
- a CDS encoding class I SAM-dependent methyltransferase, translated as MENLYQNPKYYEIAFSYRDIQGEVDTFEESIQRFSKIPVTNVLEIGCGNSPHMRELVNRGYRYHGIDLSEAMLDYAREKSKDIKGKVHFTCADMTDFTLPRQVDFVYIPLGSLYAKTNENLNAHFDSISRVLKKGGLYLLDWCVNFEPLGETKDSWEMEEEGILVETEFSISKLNKVTQTYEEGITLQVKDHGKEMSFTQKDLRRAIYPQEFLFLLQGREDFEFIGWWNDWDLNRPIKGTETISRPITIIRKQ; from the coding sequence ATGGAAAATCTGTATCAAAATCCGAAGTATTATGAAATTGCTTTTTCCTATCGGGATATTCAAGGGGAAGTGGATACCTTTGAAGAAAGCATCCAACGGTTTTCTAAAATACCCGTAACCAATGTTTTGGAAATCGGATGTGGAAACAGTCCGCATATGAGGGAGTTGGTAAACCGAGGATACCGCTATCATGGAATTGATCTCAGTGAAGCAATGCTGGATTATGCAAGGGAAAAGTCAAAAGACATCAAGGGAAAAGTACATTTCACCTGTGCCGACATGACGGATTTCACCCTTCCCCGTCAAGTGGACTTTGTTTATATCCCCCTGGGTTCTTTATATGCAAAAACCAACGAAAATTTAAATGCCCATTTTGACTCGATTAGCCGGGTGCTGAAAAAGGGAGGGCTCTATTTGTTGGATTGGTGTGTGAATTTCGAGCCTTTAGGTGAAACAAAAGATTCATGGGAAATGGAAGAAGAGGGAATCCTAGTGGAAACGGAGTTTTCCATAAGCAAGTTGAACAAAGTAACCCAAACCTACGAGGAGGGGATCACCTTACAGGTTAAGGATCATGGAAAAGAAATGAGCTTTACTCAAAAGGATCTAAGACGGGCAATTTATCCCCAGGAATTTCTGTTTCTACTCCAGGGAAGAGAGGATTTTGAATTTATCGGCTGGTGGAATGATTGGGACTTAAATCGGCCCATAAAGGGCACGGAGACAATCAGCCGTCCGATAACGATCATACGAAAGCAATAA
- a CDS encoding 4Fe-4S double cluster binding domain-containing protein: MGTISLTDRIKSLARQNGITYFGVGDLSKVDKALLDQWGEDISHFSYGISLGIPLNNYIVDQLPRRSEPSVVINYKHHAYDVVNQRLDLAASAVSDFIQQQGYDVFPIPASKQADKDRMYGGFSHKMSAGLAGLGWIGKNCLLITPEDGPRVRWTTILTDAPIKPGKGLMSNQCGDCMDCVAVCPAKAITGNPFVIGESQEIRFDGEKCEAYLEKMESEGKLKVCGMCLYVCPYGKNRSTKTE, translated from the coding sequence ATGGGTACTATAAGTCTTACCGATCGAATCAAATCGTTGGCGCGGCAAAACGGAATTACCTATTTTGGTGTGGGGGACTTATCTAAAGTAGATAAAGCATTACTTGATCAGTGGGGGGAGGATATAAGTCATTTTTCTTATGGAATTTCCTTAGGAATTCCGTTAAATAACTATATCGTGGATCAATTACCCCGAAGGTCGGAGCCATCGGTGGTTATTAACTATAAGCATCATGCTTATGATGTGGTGAATCAGCGTCTGGACTTAGCGGCTTCCGCTGTAAGCGACTTTATACAACAGCAGGGCTATGATGTGTTTCCCATTCCTGCATCCAAACAGGCGGATAAAGATCGAATGTATGGTGGATTTTCACATAAAATGTCAGCGGGTTTGGCAGGATTGGGATGGATCGGGAAGAACTGTTTATTGATTACCCCGGAGGATGGACCGCGGGTACGGTGGACAACCATTTTGACCGATGCTCCCATAAAACCAGGCAAAGGACTGATGAGTAATCAATGTGGAGATTGTATGGATTGTGTAGCGGTCTGTCCGGCAAAGGCCATTACAGGGAACCCCTTTGTAATAGGGGAGTCCCAAGAAATAAGGTTTGATGGAGAAAAGTGCGAGGCCTATTTGGAGAAAATGGAATCCGAGGGGAAGTTAAAGGTCTGCGGAATGTGTTTATACGTCTGTCCCTATGGGAAAAACAGGAGTACGAAAACCGAATAA
- a CDS encoding RidA family protein has translation MARKAFNAKEAVAVGPYSHAVEAGGFLYLSGQTPIDSTTGKLVEGDITDQTEQCFNNLMHVLASADLTSDAVIKVKVFLTDMENFHGMNSVYEKQFSKPFPARTTIGVKELPLGAQVEIEMVARRA, from the coding sequence ATGGCAAGAAAAGCGTTCAATGCAAAAGAAGCGGTGGCCGTGGGGCCTTATTCCCACGCTGTAGAGGCCGGAGGCTTTTTATACTTATCGGGACAAACCCCGATTGATTCCACTACCGGTAAATTGGTGGAGGGAGATATTACCGACCAAACCGAGCAGTGTTTTAATAATCTGATGCATGTTTTAGCTTCCGCCGACTTAACCTCCGATGCAGTCATAAAAGTAAAGGTTTTTCTGACGGATATGGAAAACTTTCACGGGATGAACTCGGTTTATGAGAAGCAGTTCTCAAAGCCATTTCCTGCACGAACCACCATCGGTGTTAAGGAACTCCCCCTCGGGGCCCAGGTGGAAATTGAAATGGTTGCAAGAAGAGCTTAG
- a CDS encoding DUF6241 domain-containing protein: protein MARDKWGYLTLNDENIFTILTELAAVENPSFVEKRMIEMLSNWYHGDVGSIDKDHNFLWDWEGGTIGKASGMDWDGVEEDILQRAVQNGYKP from the coding sequence GTGGCCCGGGACAAATGGGGATATTTAACGTTAAACGACGAGAACATTTTTACCATATTAACAGAACTGGCGGCGGTGGAAAACCCCAGCTTTGTGGAAAAACGAATGATCGAGATGCTTTCCAACTGGTACCACGGCGATGTGGGTTCCATAGACAAGGACCATAACTTTCTTTGGGACTGGGAAGGGGGTACCATCGGTAAAGCCTCCGGAATGGATTGGGACGGCGTTGAGGAGGATATTCTTCAACGGGCCGTTCAAAACGGCTACAAACCCTAG
- the yaaA gene encoding peroxide stress protein YaaA gives MRIIISPAKKMTRDTDSLEYRSLPDFLEETEKLLKYLRSISYEELKKLWKCSDKIANENYNRIQNMDLTRQLTPAILAYEGIQYQYMAPGVFDNDELEYLEEHLRILSGFYGILRPFDGVVPYRLEMASKLKAFEAATLYDYWGGKLAKQLFSESDCIVNLASKEYSKSITPYMNDSIRLVNCVFGEREKGKVVEKAARVKMARGEMVRFMAEEKVKDVEALKNFHYLDYRFAEDLSDGENYIFIQNTPLKDQDF, from the coding sequence ATGCGAATAATTATTTCACCGGCAAAGAAAATGACGCGGGACACGGATTCCTTAGAATACAGGAGCTTACCGGATTTCTTAGAGGAGACGGAAAAGCTTTTAAAATATTTAAGGAGTATCAGTTATGAAGAGTTAAAAAAACTTTGGAAATGCAGTGATAAAATAGCAAATGAGAATTACAATCGAATTCAAAACATGGACCTTACCCGGCAACTAACCCCGGCGATCCTGGCCTATGAAGGGATACAGTATCAATATATGGCCCCGGGGGTATTCGACAATGACGAATTGGAATACCTAGAAGAGCACCTGCGGATTTTATCGGGCTTTTACGGCATTCTTCGTCCCTTTGACGGTGTGGTGCCCTACCGGCTGGAGATGGCCTCGAAATTGAAGGCGTTTGAAGCTGCAACCCTCTATGATTATTGGGGAGGGAAGTTGGCAAAACAGCTGTTTTCGGAAAGTGATTGTATCGTAAACCTGGCATCCAAGGAATACAGTAAAAGCATTACCCCTTATATGAACGACTCCATTCGCCTGGTCAACTGTGTTTTCGGAGAGAGGGAAAAGGGCAAAGTCGTAGAAAAAGCAGCCCGGGTAAAAATGGCCAGGGGTGAAATGGTTCGCTTTATGGCGGAGGAGAAGGTCAAGGATGTAGAGGCATTAAAAAACTTTCACTATCTTGATTACAGGTTCGCTGAGGATTTATCCGACGGGGAGAATTATATCTTTATTCAGAATACTCCCTTGAAAGACCAAGATTTTTAA
- a CDS encoding class I SAM-dependent methyltransferase, with amino-acid sequence MSDRREVQWTIEKLKVEKVHGDYEIEMSEFDSCLFSLFKRNNYQRVLDLGCGKGKNSLILAKNHQRVFAVDASLESLEKAKDKSIQENIGNIKFYNDSFTNLRFQDGGFDAVLCKSTLHHGTLKEIKQGIREVYLVLKQGGCFAFDMLSKEDESYGKGALIEPHTFVGSREGEKGVLHHYTDIKELKEVLTGFSSVEISIKLYIISVNGGKELTSKVYNIIAFK; translated from the coding sequence ATGTCAGATCGGAGAGAAGTGCAATGGACAATAGAAAAACTTAAGGTGGAAAAAGTTCATGGGGATTATGAAATTGAGATGTCGGAGTTTGATAGTTGTTTGTTTTCATTGTTTAAAAGAAACAATTATCAACGGGTTCTTGATTTAGGCTGTGGGAAAGGTAAGAATTCTTTAATTCTAGCGAAGAATCATCAAAGGGTATTTGCCGTCGATGCATCTTTGGAATCTCTAGAAAAAGCAAAGGATAAAAGCATTCAAGAAAACATTGGAAACATAAAATTTTATAATGACTCTTTTACTAATTTACGATTTCAAGATGGAGGTTTTGATGCAGTATTGTGTAAATCCACGTTGCATCATGGTACGCTTAAGGAGATTAAGCAGGGCATCCGTGAAGTTTACCTAGTGCTTAAACAGGGAGGATGCTTTGCTTTTGATATGCTCTCAAAAGAAGATGAGTCATACGGGAAGGGGGCATTAATTGAGCCACATACTTTTGTCGGATCGAGAGAAGGAGAAAAAGGGGTTCTCCATCATTATACGGATATAAAAGAATTAAAGGAGGTGCTAACCGGTTTTAGTAGCGTTGAAATAAGTATAAAACTGTATATTATATCTGTAAACGGCGGAAAAGAATTGACATCTAAAGTGTATAATATTATCGCATTTAAGTAA